One genomic segment of Bradyrhizobium diazoefficiens includes these proteins:
- a CDS encoding helix-turn-helix domain-containing protein, translated as MRLQDRVGLNIQELRRAKKLSQEELADRCKVHQTYLSGVETGKRNPSLLIIERIARALDVDPEELVRRRRRRTGGAPDS; from the coding sequence ATGCGCTTGCAGGACCGAGTCGGCTTAAACATTCAGGAGTTGCGCCGAGCAAAGAAACTCAGCCAGGAGGAACTCGCCGACAGGTGCAAGGTCCATCAGACGTATCTAAGTGGCGTCGAAACGGGCAAGAGAAATCCCTCTCTTTTGATAATTGAGCGGATAGCTAGGGCTTTGGACGTCGATCCCGAGGAGCTGGTTCGTCGTCGACGACGACGAACGGGCGGAGCCCCTGACTCTTAA
- a CDS encoding DUF2274 domain-containing protein, with protein sequence MKLAKLPDRTPVKMNVVLAPPLARRLGEYADFYAETYGNKEEVAELIPFMLEAFLDSDADFKRGNKKRHADSLGAAS encoded by the coding sequence ATGAAGCTTGCGAAGCTGCCTGATCGGACACCGGTGAAGATGAATGTCGTGCTTGCGCCGCCCCTCGCTCGGCGGCTGGGCGAGTATGCTGACTTCTATGCGGAGACCTACGGCAACAAGGAGGAAGTCGCCGAGCTGATACCGTTCATGCTCGAGGCATTTCTTGACAGTGACGCAGATTTTAAGAGAGGCAACAAGAAAAGGCACGCCGATTCATTGGGCGCTGCATCTTAG
- a CDS encoding TrbI/VirB10 family protein — protein sequence MTTGLDQDPEPLELRARPRPVRRLNRRALMIGCAVAALFIGGAILIALQPHPFKQSERTELYNTDRKQTAEGLSKLPKSYEDLPPSTPRLGPPSPGDIGRAFAENEKKSGVASDTGFRTNPEEDAERAERIRQTRVAQQAKESGLFVRLSEKQEKRKQTSTTEAPAATPSAFRPPAPDTGSSASELANTAQAMIDRSSEIIPSSQARKLAFVGAKADTETTNPHALKPAPSNYAVMAGSIIPASLVTGLNSDLPGATIGQVTENVYDTVTGEHLLIPQGTRIVGKYDSVVAFGQKRALVVWTRLILPNGNSIVIENLPATDVAGYAGLEDQVDFHTWQLLKGVALATLIGVGTQLSIGNDESDLVKALRESTQQTTNRAGQRLVERELDVQPTITVRPGWPLRVIVSKDLVLKPYQNIQTVTKGR from the coding sequence ATGACGACAGGATTGGATCAGGATCCGGAGCCGCTTGAACTGCGAGCACGTCCGCGGCCGGTTCGGCGGCTCAATAGGCGCGCCCTTATGATCGGCTGCGCCGTGGCCGCGCTGTTCATTGGCGGGGCGATACTCATTGCGCTCCAACCGCACCCCTTTAAGCAGTCGGAGCGGACCGAGCTTTACAATACCGACCGCAAGCAGACCGCCGAAGGATTGAGCAAGCTGCCGAAGTCCTACGAGGATCTGCCGCCATCGACACCGAGACTTGGACCACCATCCCCGGGGGACATCGGCCGGGCTTTTGCCGAAAACGAGAAGAAGTCCGGCGTGGCATCGGACACGGGCTTCCGCACCAACCCAGAGGAAGACGCCGAGCGGGCCGAGCGAATCCGCCAGACACGGGTCGCTCAACAGGCAAAGGAGTCGGGCTTGTTCGTGCGCCTGTCGGAAAAACAGGAGAAGCGCAAGCAGACAAGCACGACGGAAGCGCCGGCTGCCACCCCATCTGCATTCCGGCCCCCAGCGCCCGATACAGGTTCATCTGCTTCGGAACTCGCAAATACGGCGCAGGCGATGATCGACCGCTCCAGCGAGATCATTCCGTCGTCGCAAGCGCGCAAGCTTGCCTTTGTGGGGGCGAAAGCCGACACGGAGACCACCAATCCCCATGCGCTCAAGCCGGCGCCGTCCAACTATGCCGTGATGGCCGGGTCGATTATTCCGGCGAGCCTTGTCACGGGGCTGAATTCGGATTTGCCCGGGGCCACCATCGGCCAGGTCACCGAGAACGTCTACGACACGGTGACGGGCGAGCATCTCTTGATCCCGCAGGGGACAAGGATCGTGGGCAAATACGATAGCGTCGTTGCCTTCGGCCAAAAGCGGGCGTTGGTCGTCTGGACAAGGCTCATCCTGCCGAACGGCAACTCCATCGTGATCGAGAACCTGCCGGCGACAGACGTCGCAGGCTATGCCGGCCTTGAGGACCAGGTGGACTTCCATACGTGGCAGTTGCTCAAGGGCGTGGCGCTAGCGACCTTGATCGGAGTCGGGACCCAGCTATCGATCGGCAACGACGAGAGCGATCTCGTGAAGGCGCTGCGGGAAAGCACGCAGCAAACGACCAATCGTGCCGGCCAGCGCTTGGTGGAGCGCGAACTCGACGTGCAGCCGACGATCACTGTGCGGCCGGGATGGCCGTTGCGGGTGATTGTTTCGAAGGATCTGGTGCTGAAGCCATACCAAAACATTCAGACCGTCACGAAGGGCAGGTGA
- the trbG gene encoding P-type conjugative transfer protein TrbG has translation MNSKALTKLASASVLTLSFALAGCATKLNLEAPYDEMTFEKALPDADPPAPVQVVETPKLLPLPGQLKPFPTKSPKEEKLPPEQAIAKANKAARMEPTRAGYINAIQVYPWTEGALYRLYASPEKVSTIALQPGEELIDVSTGDTVRWVVGDTSSGQGSARRVHILVKPTLPDIQTNLVVLTDRRAYHLELVSTKQTYMASISWTYPTDTLVALHKQNVLAQESEERIADRGVRLDSLNFRYRIEGDDPPWRPLRAFDDGRKVYIQMPSGLSQGEAPPLFVAGADGRPNLVNYRVRGSYYIVDRMFGAAELRLGESPQRIVRIIRIDARPLSQAFSTGSAS, from the coding sequence ATGAATTCCAAAGCCCTCACCAAGCTCGCGTCGGCCAGCGTCCTCACCCTGTCGTTTGCGCTTGCCGGATGCGCCACCAAGCTCAACCTCGAAGCGCCCTATGATGAGATGACCTTTGAGAAGGCGCTTCCGGACGCCGATCCGCCAGCGCCGGTACAAGTGGTCGAAACGCCCAAGCTCCTGCCGTTGCCGGGCCAGTTGAAGCCCTTTCCAACAAAGAGTCCCAAGGAGGAAAAGCTTCCGCCGGAGCAGGCGATCGCGAAGGCAAACAAGGCGGCGCGGATGGAGCCGACACGCGCCGGATATATCAACGCTATCCAGGTCTATCCCTGGACGGAAGGCGCTCTCTACCGGCTCTATGCAAGCCCGGAAAAGGTCTCGACTATCGCGCTGCAACCGGGCGAGGAACTGATCGACGTCTCGACCGGCGATACGGTTCGTTGGGTGGTTGGCGATACCTCGAGCGGGCAGGGAAGCGCCCGGCGGGTGCACATCCTGGTCAAGCCAACGCTTCCAGATATCCAGACCAACCTCGTGGTCCTGACTGATCGGCGGGCCTATCACCTCGAGCTCGTGTCGACCAAACAGACCTATATGGCGTCCATCTCGTGGACGTATCCGACGGATACACTCGTTGCGCTCCATAAGCAGAACGTCCTCGCCCAGGAGAGCGAGGAGCGGATCGCCGATCGCGGGGTGCGGCTCGATAGCCTGAACTTCCGCTATCGGATCGAGGGAGACGATCCGCCGTGGCGGCCGTTGCGCGCCTTCGACGACGGCCGCAAGGTCTACATCCAGATGCCGTCGGGCCTGTCGCAAGGGGAGGCACCGCCCTTGTTCGTTGCCGGCGCTGATGGCCGGCCAAACCTCGTCAACTACCGGGTCCGCGGTTCCTACTACATCGTCGATCGGATGTTCGGTGCCGCCGAGCTTCGCCTTGGTGAAAGTCCGCAGCGCATCGTCCGGATCATCCGTATCGACGCGCGACCGCTGTCGCAGGCCTTCAGCACCGGGAGCGCCTCATGA
- the trbF gene encoding conjugal transfer protein TrbF, which produces MASHPFQRASVRYGETPEPVTPYQKAAQVWDERLGSARVQASNWRLAALAAIGLSSVLGLTIFSQIARSGVVPYVVEVDRLGEVRAVGPALEAYQPSDAQIAHFLARFIENVRSLSIDPIIVRANWLRAYDFVTDRGAQALNDYAREADPFTKIGSKTVTTEVTSVVRASGDSFEIRWKENTYENGTIAKTERFTGLVTTVLKPPADAETLRKNPLGLYVHSLNWSRDLIGDAK; this is translated from the coding sequence ATGGCAAGTCATCCCTTTCAGCGCGCATCCGTTCGCTATGGCGAGACGCCTGAGCCGGTCACACCCTACCAGAAGGCAGCCCAGGTCTGGGACGAGCGGTTGGGGTCTGCCCGTGTTCAGGCCAGCAATTGGCGGCTGGCAGCACTGGCAGCCATCGGCCTGTCCAGTGTCCTTGGCTTGACGATATTTAGCCAGATCGCTCGCTCGGGTGTCGTTCCCTACGTGGTCGAGGTCGATCGGCTCGGCGAAGTCCGAGCCGTCGGGCCGGCGCTCGAAGCCTACCAGCCTTCAGACGCGCAGATCGCGCATTTTCTCGCGCGGTTCATCGAGAACGTTCGCTCGCTCTCGATCGATCCGATCATTGTCCGGGCGAATTGGCTGCGCGCCTACGACTTCGTCACAGACCGCGGTGCGCAGGCGCTGAACGACTACGCGCGGGAGGCCGATCCGTTCACGAAAATTGGGTCCAAGACGGTGACGACCGAAGTCACCTCGGTGGTGCGTGCGTCCGGCGACAGCTTCGAGATCCGCTGGAAGGAGAACACTTACGAGAACGGCACGATCGCAAAAACAGAGCGCTTTACCGGTCTTGTTACCACCGTTCTCAAGCCGCCCGCGGATGCCGAAACGCTCCGGAAGAATCCTCTCGGCCTCTACGTCCACTCCCTCAACTGGTCGCGCGACCTCATTGGAGACGCCAAATGA
- the trbL gene encoding P-type conjugative transfer protein TrbL, with amino-acid sequence MADLSVIDRFTDTFSRYIDSGFGLLSGDVSFLSSTLIGIDLTLAGLAWSMRADDHIMVTLAKKVLYVGAFAFIIGNFKSLADIVFASFSSIGLKASGGSLSAADLARPGFVASAGFTAAHPLLEETSQYSGFDVLTNMPTILILLFCWILIVLAFFVLSIQLFVTLIEFKLTTLASFILVPFALWGKTAFLAEKTLGNVVASGVKVMVLAIIIGIGSTIFGQLASTLTRPVDIVSAMSLLLAALSLFGLGIFGPGIAAGLVSGAPQLGAGAAAGTVAGAAAVVIGGGAVAAGGLRVAAGGSMTAVRSAASLTGASSAAGTSARAATVDQLSSAGTGGATNGAAASGAGRSAASSGRGHAREAAQVAAHTLKEGDKGGHSSAPKLGEE; translated from the coding sequence ATGGCTGATCTCTCCGTCATCGACCGGTTCACCGACACCTTTTCGCGCTACATCGACTCTGGATTTGGTCTTCTGTCCGGCGATGTCTCATTCTTGAGTTCAACGTTGATCGGCATCGACCTGACGCTTGCCGGTCTAGCCTGGAGCATGCGCGCGGACGACCACATCATGGTCACGCTTGCCAAGAAGGTGCTTTATGTCGGCGCTTTCGCGTTCATTATCGGCAACTTCAAGAGCCTCGCCGATATCGTGTTCGCGTCGTTCTCCAGCATCGGGCTGAAGGCATCCGGCGGCAGCTTAAGCGCAGCTGACCTGGCGCGGCCGGGCTTTGTCGCCTCTGCCGGGTTTACGGCGGCTCATCCTCTTCTGGAGGAGACAAGCCAATACTCCGGCTTTGATGTCCTGACCAACATGCCGACTATTCTGATCCTGCTCTTCTGCTGGATCCTGATCGTGCTCGCGTTCTTCGTGCTCTCGATTCAGCTCTTCGTCACGTTGATTGAGTTCAAGCTGACGACGCTTGCAAGCTTCATCCTCGTGCCGTTCGCCTTGTGGGGAAAGACCGCATTCCTCGCGGAAAAGACGCTCGGCAACGTGGTCGCCTCGGGGGTGAAGGTGATGGTGCTCGCGATCATCATCGGCATCGGTTCGACCATCTTCGGCCAGCTCGCGAGCACGCTGACGCGGCCGGTCGACATCGTGTCGGCCATGAGCTTGTTGCTGGCGGCCCTTTCGCTGTTTGGGCTTGGGATCTTCGGCCCGGGAATCGCGGCGGGATTGGTCTCTGGCGCGCCTCAGCTTGGCGCCGGCGCGGCAGCAGGAACGGTAGCGGGTGCGGCAGCTGTCGTGATCGGCGGCGGAGCGGTGGCCGCGGGTGGTCTTCGCGTTGCAGCAGGCGGTTCAATGACTGCGGTTCGATCCGCAGCATCGCTCACGGGAGCATCTTCGGCTGCGGGCACGTCAGCCCGAGCCGCAACCGTGGACCAGCTCTCAAGCGCGGGCACCGGCGGCGCAACGAACGGAGCGGCTGCTTCAGGCGCGGGTCGTTCGGCCGCCTCGTCAGGACGCGGACACGCAAGGGAAGCGGCTCAGGTCGCTGCTCACACCCTGAAGGAGGGTGACAAGGGCGGGCATTCTTCGGCTCCGAAGCTGGGGGAGGAGTAG
- the trbJ gene encoding P-type conjugative transfer protein TrbJ produces MLESTGRMFMGTTSRVILTTLLSFVIAVNGSRRLGAFDIVFDPTNYGQNLLTAARALEQINNQIRSLENQAQSLLNQSKHLASLPTSVAGQLTSTIAQMNGLIAQAKNLSFDVQKTQQDFERLYPRQYAAAVSSDKLVLDATSRWDNSYDGLKQSLTIQSAIVSSLDQDGQTLRTLMANSSAAVGSLQAQQSGNELLGLQIKQSLQTQALMATQARAETLRAAEQQASSAAAKERFNRFIGDGHAYTAGK; encoded by the coding sequence ATGCTCGAAAGTACAGGTCGCATGTTCATGGGCACAACCTCAAGAGTTATTCTGACAACGCTACTATCGTTCGTGATCGCGGTGAATGGGTCGCGGCGGCTCGGCGCGTTCGATATCGTCTTCGATCCCACGAATTACGGTCAGAATCTTCTGACGGCCGCGCGCGCGCTCGAGCAAATCAACAACCAGATCAGGAGCCTCGAAAACCAGGCGCAGTCGCTGCTGAATCAGTCCAAACATCTCGCGAGCCTGCCTACAAGCGTGGCTGGCCAGCTCACATCGACGATCGCTCAGATGAACGGCCTGATTGCTCAGGCGAAGAACCTCTCGTTTGATGTTCAGAAGACCCAGCAGGATTTTGAACGGCTTTATCCTCGCCAATATGCGGCAGCCGTTTCGTCTGACAAGCTCGTCTTGGATGCGACGTCGCGATGGGACAATAGCTACGATGGTCTGAAACAGTCGCTCACCATCCAGTCGGCTATCGTCAGTTCTTTGGACCAGGACGGCCAGACGCTTCGAACGCTGATGGCGAATTCGTCTGCTGCGGTCGGCTCACTACAGGCCCAACAGTCCGGCAACGAGCTGCTTGGCCTCCAGATCAAGCAGTCGTTGCAGACCCAGGCGCTCATGGCAACGCAGGCGCGCGCTGAGACGTTGCGCGCCGCCGAACAGCAAGCGTCGTCAGCCGCCGCGAAGGAGCGATTCAATCGCTTCATAGGCGATGGCCATGCCTACACCGCCGGCAAGTAG
- the trbE gene encoding conjugal transfer protein TrbE, protein MLNLREFRGNAYRLADWLPWACLVAPGVILNKDGSFQRTIRYRGPDLDSATEAELMSVASRVNNVLKRFGSGWALFFDATRIPASEYPRSEFPDPVSWLVDEERRAAFEGATGVAWEDPSRPGGQHFESVLHLTLMYLPPAERISRLEGLFLERPKQRDRAVRGGRRIRRDQSTADADRRENIAPADIPHADNIDGRERPERSEQGYREHLQRFIQETDRAIDLLSSVLPEIWPLNDAETLTYLHSCVSTKRHPVRVPKTPAYLDCFLSDEPLTGGLSPAIGRSHLRALTVLGFPHVTFPGLLDELNRLGVPYRWATRFIPLDRTQANATLSRYRRQWFAKRKSLAAILKEVMFNEQAALLDTDASNKALDADAALSELGDDLVAFGYITTTVTVSDEDSHQADEKIRAVERVINSRGFTAIRESVNAVEAWLGGLPGQAYANIRQPIVHTLNLAHMCPLSAVWAGPERCEHLDGPPLLIAKTKGATPFRLSLHAGDVGHTIIVGPTGAGKSVLLSMLALQFRRYPNAQLITFDKGRSARATTLALSGAWYELGAKGGIAFQPLKDVAEEGARLWALDWLCGVLAHERVTVMPEVKETLWSALKSLGSAPVPQRTMTGLVALLARDALRQALQPYTLEGPYGRFLDADADRLSGADVLTFEMEELVALPGLVAPVLTYLFHTLEDRFDGRPTLLVLDEAWVFLDDPLFSSRIREWLKTLRKKNVSVIFATQSLADIADSQIAPAIIESCPSRVFLPNPRALEPTQTETYRRFGLNDTQNRLIAEAFPKRDYYLQSRAGNRLFELGLGPVALALVGASAPEDQRAIDAVLARTGPRHFAERYLAERGLNWAANLISTFEQAHKA, encoded by the coding sequence ATGCTGAACTTGAGAGAATTCCGCGGCAATGCCTATCGGCTGGCTGATTGGCTGCCATGGGCATGCCTGGTTGCGCCGGGCGTCATCCTGAACAAGGACGGCAGCTTTCAGCGAACGATACGCTACCGCGGACCGGACCTCGACAGTGCCACCGAGGCCGAGCTGATGAGCGTCGCGTCCCGCGTCAACAACGTTTTGAAGCGTTTCGGCTCAGGCTGGGCTCTCTTCTTTGATGCCACGCGCATTCCGGCCTCCGAATACCCGCGGTCAGAGTTTCCGGACCCGGTGTCCTGGCTGGTCGATGAGGAACGACGCGCCGCCTTCGAAGGCGCCACTGGGGTAGCATGGGAGGATCCTTCACGCCCGGGCGGGCAGCATTTCGAAAGTGTGCTGCATCTGACCCTGATGTACTTGCCGCCGGCCGAGAGGATCTCGCGCCTCGAGGGCCTGTTCCTCGAGCGTCCGAAACAGAGGGATCGCGCGGTGAGAGGAGGTCGGCGGATTCGTCGGGATCAATCGACCGCCGATGCTGATCGACGCGAGAATATAGCGCCGGCCGACATTCCCCACGCCGATAATATCGACGGCCGGGAAAGGCCCGAGAGAAGCGAGCAGGGCTATCGGGAGCATCTCCAACGGTTCATCCAGGAAACCGACCGGGCGATCGATCTGCTTTCGTCGGTCTTGCCCGAGATTTGGCCCCTCAACGATGCGGAGACGCTCACCTATCTCCATAGCTGCGTTTCGACCAAGCGCCATCCGGTCCGCGTTCCCAAGACTCCGGCCTATCTCGATTGCTTCCTGAGCGATGAGCCACTAACCGGCGGATTATCCCCGGCAATCGGGCGGAGCCATCTGCGTGCGCTGACCGTTCTTGGGTTTCCGCACGTCACGTTTCCTGGCCTGCTTGACGAACTGAACCGGCTTGGCGTTCCCTACCGCTGGGCCACCCGGTTCATTCCGCTCGACCGCACGCAGGCAAATGCGACGCTGTCTCGTTACCGGCGGCAGTGGTTTGCCAAGCGGAAGTCGCTCGCAGCGATCCTCAAAGAGGTCATGTTCAACGAGCAGGCGGCGCTGCTCGACACCGATGCCAGCAACAAGGCTCTCGATGCCGACGCGGCTCTGTCCGAGCTTGGCGACGATCTGGTTGCCTTCGGCTACATCACGACGACGGTCACCGTAAGCGACGAGGACTCGCATCAAGCGGACGAGAAGATCCGCGCGGTCGAGCGGGTGATCAATAGCCGCGGGTTCACGGCGATCCGCGAGAGCGTCAATGCGGTTGAGGCTTGGCTCGGCGGTCTGCCGGGGCAAGCTTATGCCAACATCCGCCAGCCCATCGTTCATACGCTGAACCTGGCCCACATGTGCCCATTGTCGGCGGTATGGGCCGGACCCGAACGCTGCGAGCATCTCGATGGACCGCCACTTCTGATCGCCAAGACCAAGGGCGCGACTCCGTTCCGGTTGTCGCTCCACGCCGGCGACGTCGGGCATACGATCATCGTCGGTCCTACGGGCGCGGGCAAGTCGGTCCTGCTATCGATGCTTGCCCTTCAATTCCGGCGCTATCCGAACGCTCAATTGATCACATTTGACAAGGGTCGGTCGGCACGGGCTACCACGCTCGCGCTATCTGGAGCCTGGTATGAGCTGGGCGCCAAGGGCGGCATTGCATTCCAGCCGCTCAAGGATGTCGCGGAGGAGGGAGCGAGGCTCTGGGCGCTCGACTGGCTTTGCGGCGTACTCGCTCATGAGCGCGTGACCGTAATGCCCGAAGTCAAGGAGACGCTCTGGTCGGCGTTGAAGAGCCTCGGTTCGGCGCCCGTCCCGCAGCGGACAATGACAGGGCTCGTCGCGTTGCTTGCGCGCGACGCGCTTCGGCAGGCGCTACAGCCTTACACGCTCGAAGGACCCTACGGTCGGTTCCTGGACGCAGACGCCGACCGTCTTTCCGGTGCGGACGTGCTGACCTTCGAAATGGAAGAACTGGTGGCGTTGCCAGGCTTGGTCGCGCCGGTTCTGACCTATCTCTTCCACACCCTGGAAGACCGCTTCGACGGCCGGCCCACCTTGCTGGTGCTTGATGAAGCCTGGGTGTTTCTGGACGATCCGCTGTTCTCAAGCCGTATCCGCGAATGGCTGAAGACGCTACGCAAGAAGAACGTCTCGGTCATTTTTGCGACCCAGTCGCTCGCCGATATTGCGGACAGCCAGATTGCTCCTGCGATCATCGAATCCTGTCCAAGCAGGGTCTTCCTGCCGAACCCCCGTGCGCTGGAGCCGACCCAAACCGAGACTTACCGCCGGTTCGGCTTGAACGACACACAAAATCGCCTGATCGCGGAAGCATTCCCCAAACGTGACTACTATTTGCAGTCCCGTGCCGGCAATCGCCTGTTTGAGCTGGGCCTAGGACCAGTCGCGCTCGCGCTCGTCGGAGCCTCCGCACCAGAGGATCAGCGCGCCATTGACGCCGTCCTTGCCCGCACCGGGCCTCGTCATTTCGCCGAGCGCTACCTCGCCGAACGCGGTCTGAACTGGGCCGCCAATCTCATCAGCACCTTCGAACAGGCTCATAAGGCCTGA
- a CDS encoding VirB3 family type IV secretion system protein yields MRPDGFELVLHRSLTEPILIGGAPRAAAILIGTLSAVLALGLRLWLAGLVLWVIGHSAAVWLAKRDPAFVEVAIRHTKHKGRLAC; encoded by the coding sequence ATGCGCCCGGATGGTTTTGAACTCGTGCTCCACCGCTCGTTGACTGAACCCATCCTGATCGGTGGCGCCCCGCGTGCCGCCGCCATCCTGATCGGGACCCTCTCGGCTGTGCTGGCGCTCGGCTTGCGGCTTTGGCTCGCGGGCCTGGTGCTCTGGGTGATCGGCCATAGCGCCGCCGTTTGGCTCGCCAAACGCGACCCGGCTTTCGTCGAGGTCGCCATCCGTCACACCAAGCACAAAGGGCGGCTCGCATGCTGA
- a CDS encoding TrbC/VirB2 family protein, whose protein sequence is MLLSVTAAQAAGSGMPWEAPLERVLESVQGPVAKIVAVIIITVTGISLAFGDTSGGFRKMVQVVFGLSIAFAASSFFLSFFSFGGGALI, encoded by the coding sequence ATGCTCCTCAGTGTCACGGCGGCACAGGCCGCTGGTTCGGGCATGCCATGGGAAGCGCCGCTCGAGCGCGTCCTGGAATCCGTGCAGGGACCGGTCGCCAAGATCGTCGCCGTCATCATCATCACGGTAACAGGCATATCGCTGGCCTTCGGCGACACCTCCGGTGGATTCCGCAAGATGGTCCAGGTCGTGTTCGGCCTCTCGATCGCCTTCGCCGCGAGCTCGTTCTTCTTGTCGTTCTTCTCATTTGGTGGCGGAGCACTGATCTGA
- the trbB gene encoding P-type conjugative transfer ATPase TrbB, producing MSDLLSPETRERRRGMLRTAMGPAIALALEEPDVVEVMVNPDGRLWLDRHGTGRADTGVVLTPQESERIIRLVASHVRAEASGSSPIVSAELPETGERFEGILPPVALAPCFSIRKPATTTFRLSDYVKAQIASPLMAKVLTSAVTEARSILIAGGTGSGKTTLANALLAEIAGLEERVVIIEDTRELRCDAKDAVTLRTKPGVASLADLVRSTLRLRPDRIIVGEVRGAEALDMLKAWNTGHPGGIATVHANSARAALYRIEQLIQEAVATVPRRLIAEAIDLIVFIKGRGPARRVETVAELKGLDPSGDYLLETPPGLPNTSHRL from the coding sequence ATGTCTGATCTCCTCTCGCCAGAGACCCGCGAACGACGCCGCGGCATGCTGCGGACCGCGATGGGACCTGCGATCGCGCTCGCTCTGGAAGAGCCTGATGTCGTCGAGGTCATGGTCAATCCCGATGGGAGGCTTTGGCTTGACCGGCACGGGACGGGACGAGCTGACACCGGCGTCGTTCTGACGCCGCAGGAGTCGGAGCGGATCATCCGGCTTGTTGCCAGCCATGTGCGGGCGGAAGCGAGCGGTTCGTCTCCAATCGTCTCGGCGGAACTCCCCGAAACCGGTGAACGCTTTGAGGGCATCTTGCCGCCTGTTGCGCTGGCGCCATGCTTTTCCATCCGCAAGCCGGCAACGACAACGTTCCGCCTGTCCGACTACGTCAAGGCGCAGATTGCCTCGCCGCTGATGGCGAAGGTGCTGACATCAGCGGTCACCGAAGCGCGCAGCATTCTGATCGCCGGCGGCACTGGGTCCGGCAAGACGACGCTTGCGAACGCGCTTCTTGCGGAAATCGCCGGCCTCGAGGAGAGGGTGGTCATTATTGAGGACACCCGCGAACTGCGCTGCGACGCCAAGGATGCCGTGACGCTCCGGACCAAGCCGGGCGTGGCGAGCCTGGCCGATCTGGTGCGCTCCACGCTGCGCTTGCGCCCCGACCGCATCATCGTCGGCGAGGTCAGAGGGGCCGAAGCCCTCGACATGCTGAAGGCCTGGAATACAGGGCACCCCGGCGGAATTGCCACGGTCCATGCCAACTCGGCACGAGCTGCGCTCTACCGGATCGAACAACTGATCCAGGAAGCGGTCGCAACGGTGCCGCGTCGGCTCATTGCCGAGGCGATCGACCTGATCGTGTTCATCAAGGGGCGAGGTCCCGCACGGCGCGTCGAGACCGTCGCCGAGCTCAAAGGGCTCGATCCGTCGGGCGATTACCTGCTCGAAACCCCGCCCGGACTTCCAAACACCTCCCATCGCCTCTGA
- a CDS encoding CopG family transcriptional regulator, which translates to MKSFPMKPKLSAYVSDSVAQRLELAAKRPGANKSAIVDAALDRFLNPERDASGDAALIRRLDRMSRQLERADRDGSVLAETIALFIRYYLTITPPLPSQDQDAARALGRERFEMFVAQVGKRVASGGRLVADVMDRVSASKPDLFMRSLEEGAPLGAAQTSDTGSRAPSATGEPPEHSPAGREEVGNV; encoded by the coding sequence TTGAAGAGCTTCCCGATGAAACCCAAACTATCGGCCTATGTCTCCGACAGCGTGGCGCAGCGGCTTGAGCTCGCCGCCAAGCGCCCCGGAGCCAATAAATCAGCCATTGTCGATGCCGCGCTGGATCGCTTTCTCAACCCCGAGCGAGATGCCAGCGGCGATGCGGCTTTGATCCGAAGGCTCGACCGGATGAGCCGGCAATTGGAACGCGCCGACCGCGACGGGAGCGTTCTGGCGGAGACCATCGCACTGTTCATCCGCTACTACCTGACCATCACCCCGCCGCTGCCATCGCAAGATCAGGACGCCGCGCGTGCGCTGGGGCGTGAGCGGTTCGAGATGTTTGTCGCCCAGGTCGGCAAACGCGTCGCCTCCGGCGGCCGGCTTGTCGCTGATGTCATGGACCGAGTCAGCGCCTCGAAGCCAGATCTCTTCATGCGGAGCCTCGAGGAAGGTGCCCCTCTGGGCGCTGCCCAAACCAGCGATACTGGGTCCCGCGCGCCGAGCGCGACGGGTGAGCCGCCGGAGCATTCTCCGGCAGGGCGAGAGGAGGTTGGCAATGTCTGA